From Planococcus halocryophilus, the proteins below share one genomic window:
- a CDS encoding VOC family protein codes for MMKQLWINLPVNDLNRSKEFFSNIGIPIMESHSESDQMLGLLIGNPQVQIMLFTDEQFKGFTQNELTDTNESTEVLFSISVETKEELDETIGKVKQAGGFVFGEPTQRNGLYGAGFADLDGHRWNLLVM; via the coding sequence ATGATGAAGCAATTATGGATTAATTTACCTGTTAACGATTTAAATCGATCGAAGGAGTTTTTCAGCAATATTGGAATACCAATCATGGAAAGTCACAGTGAGTCAGATCAAATGCTAGGTTTATTAATCGGCAATCCACAAGTACAAATCATGTTATTTACAGACGAGCAATTTAAAGGGTTTACGCAAAATGAGTTAACAGACACAAACGAGTCGACAGAAGTATTATTTTCCATCTCAGTAGAGACTAAAGAAGAACTTGATGAGACGATTGGAAAAGTGAAACAAGCAGGTGGATTTGTGTTTGGCGAGCCGACACAGCGAAATGGATTGTACGGCGCAGGATTTGCAGATTTGGATGGACATCGGTGGAATTTGCTGGTGATGTAG
- a CDS encoding AraC family transcriptional regulator, with protein MSAATNPTLFHSIQSFSIPYGTSEYHPLHHHPATVELLLVVAGTVHCKIDGQTYLAPAGTVLFIQAGSWHEQLYAASDMQSGYRLTFSAQIPKSYAELPPIIPISEIDSLNSLLMQLKQEQEHPRPDSNQMAHHLINSILLHVFRSANKQESFGYSNSEETIQEIKHYMEENYTKSLSLEELATRFEFNKYQLARLFKQVTGVSPLQYIISCRINTAKYLLCTSDSSVSKIASKIGYKSDTQFQAAFKKVVGVTPRQYRVNHK; from the coding sequence TTGTCTGCAGCCACAAATCCAACCTTATTTCATAGCATTCAATCTTTTTCTATCCCATATGGTACGTCGGAATATCACCCGCTCCACCACCACCCCGCAACAGTGGAATTGCTGTTAGTGGTAGCTGGAACGGTTCACTGCAAAATTGATGGACAAACCTATTTAGCCCCTGCTGGAACTGTTCTTTTCATACAAGCAGGATCTTGGCATGAGCAACTGTATGCTGCTTCTGACATGCAAAGTGGCTATCGACTCACCTTTAGTGCCCAAATCCCTAAAAGTTACGCCGAATTACCACCTATTATTCCTATCAGTGAAATTGACAGCTTGAATTCGCTCTTAATGCAATTGAAGCAAGAACAAGAACATCCACGACCTGACTCTAACCAAATGGCACATCACTTGATCAACTCGATCTTGCTACACGTATTCCGCTCTGCGAATAAACAAGAATCATTCGGTTACTCAAATTCGGAAGAAACGATTCAAGAGATCAAGCATTATATGGAGGAAAACTATACAAAATCGCTGTCATTAGAAGAACTTGCTACGCGATTTGAGTTCAATAAATATCAATTAGCACGTCTTTTTAAGCAAGTTACCGGTGTGAGTCCGCTCCAATACATCATCTCTTGTCGTATCAATACAGCGAAATACTTACTATGTACGAGTGATAGTTCTGTCTCCAAGATAGCTAGTAAAATTGGATACAAAAGCGATACGCAGTTTCAAGCGGCATTTAAGAAAGTTGTGGGTGTTACACCAAGGCAATATCGGGTAAACCACAAATAA
- a CDS encoding bifunctional diguanylate cyclase/phosphodiesterase: protein MKNDNNNVDTSIHKKLPLSTELLYEDLFDDIVQQIPISLYVLNGSTYSYVNPHFCKLVGYEEKGILNGTVTLENLIHPEDLSIIQQRIFTEYDSKDAFARYRVRIYRSDGQLLHVEIHSTKKKWQGKNVLFGTVIDITAEVTADLKLKEKEERLDSLFTYNPDAIFTFDMEGNFQSANPGCEIISGYTKEEILQLSFTPFIVSEDLPKAFFHFHNALNGNASTYEISMIRKDGETRTLLVTNFPMKSGGNIVGAYGIAKDITVETDYKKLMEGMGFFDPLTRLPNRTLFEDHVKRAIESKDYNEKKLAVFFINLDRFKLINDSFGHQFGDEFLKDVAHRLSENIDPSCTVGRFAGDEFAVLLKGLEQPQVFQLAARFNDALAKPFEAFGHSVSITGSIGIAFSSGPDESVDELIKKADSAMNYTKKHKIAQYTVYSEELDQQSVYRLTIERELKSALTKQEMSLHYQPIIDLKNNRLSAMEALIRWNHPDLGFIPPDFFIPISEETGQIVSLGRWVLYTACAQNKAWQDQGQTPIKICVNISTIQLQQLDFVQTVIEILKETGLNAQWLELEVTESILLVDTELLKSSLHQLKELGVSMSIDDFGTGFTSLSYLRQFSFDRIKIDRSFVGDISNDLNGKAITATIIALAHTLNMTVVAEGIEDDTQLAFLQGKKCDEGQGYYFGRPLPAELHDLTTVYKK from the coding sequence GTGAAGAATGACAATAACAACGTGGACACTTCCATACACAAAAAATTGCCATTATCAACTGAATTGTTGTACGAGGATTTGTTTGATGACATTGTTCAACAAATTCCCATCAGTCTGTATGTACTAAATGGTTCAACTTACTCCTACGTAAATCCACATTTCTGCAAATTAGTGGGCTATGAGGAAAAGGGAATTTTAAATGGCACAGTTACTTTAGAAAACTTAATTCACCCAGAAGATTTATCAATTATTCAACAGCGAATATTTACTGAATATGATAGTAAAGACGCTTTTGCACGTTACCGTGTAAGAATTTACAGAAGTGACGGTCAATTACTTCATGTTGAAATCCATTCCACTAAAAAGAAGTGGCAAGGTAAAAACGTGCTGTTTGGCACTGTGATCGACATTACAGCTGAAGTAACAGCCGATCTAAAATTAAAAGAAAAAGAAGAACGACTTGATTCGCTCTTTACCTATAACCCAGATGCGATATTTACTTTTGATATGGAAGGGAATTTTCAATCAGCCAACCCGGGTTGCGAAATAATTTCGGGTTACACCAAGGAAGAAATATTGCAACTGTCTTTCACTCCCTTTATAGTTTCAGAAGATTTACCAAAAGCCTTTTTTCACTTTCACAACGCGTTAAATGGAAACGCGAGTACTTATGAAATTAGCATGATTCGAAAAGATGGAGAAACTAGAACGTTGCTGGTAACCAATTTCCCCATGAAGTCAGGTGGCAACATTGTAGGTGCTTATGGAATTGCGAAAGACATCACTGTTGAAACAGACTATAAAAAGCTGATGGAAGGAATGGGTTTTTTCGATCCCCTGACGCGTTTACCAAACCGTACCTTGTTTGAAGATCATGTAAAACGGGCGATAGAAAGCAAAGATTACAACGAAAAGAAACTTGCTGTGTTTTTCATTAATTTAGATCGATTTAAATTGATCAACGATTCGTTCGGCCATCAGTTCGGCGACGAATTTTTAAAAGATGTTGCGCACCGGTTATCCGAAAATATTGATCCAAGTTGTACGGTGGGACGATTTGCGGGCGATGAATTTGCAGTTCTGTTAAAAGGATTGGAACAACCTCAAGTTTTCCAGCTAGCAGCGCGATTTAATGACGCATTAGCCAAACCTTTTGAAGCCTTTGGACATTCGGTATCCATTACCGGGAGTATCGGGATAGCTTTTAGCAGCGGTCCCGATGAAAGTGTAGATGAGCTAATCAAGAAAGCGGACTCCGCGATGAACTACACTAAAAAACACAAAATCGCACAGTATACGGTTTATTCTGAAGAACTGGACCAACAGTCAGTTTATCGACTAACCATTGAAAGAGAGTTGAAATCAGCTCTCACCAAGCAAGAAATGTCACTTCATTATCAGCCCATCATCGATTTGAAAAATAATCGATTAAGTGCCATGGAAGCATTAATCCGCTGGAACCACCCAGATCTCGGGTTTATCCCTCCGGATTTCTTTATTCCGATTTCTGAAGAGACTGGCCAAATCGTATCTCTGGGAAGATGGGTTCTCTATACAGCATGCGCACAAAATAAAGCATGGCAAGATCAAGGTCAAACACCGATTAAAATCTGTGTCAACATCTCAACAATCCAATTGCAACAACTCGATTTTGTGCAGACCGTTATTGAGATTCTAAAAGAAACCGGACTAAACGCCCAGTGGTTGGAACTAGAAGTAACGGAAAGCATTTTGTTGGTTGATACAGAACTTCTGAAAAGCAGTTTACACCAGTTAAAAGAACTAGGTGTATCGATGTCAATTGACGATTTTGGTACAGGCTTTACCTCCCTTAGTTATTTGAGGCAATTTTCATTTGACCGCATAAAAATTGATCGCAGTTTTGTTGGGGATA